Proteins encoded in a region of the Streptomyces sp. NBC_01298 genome:
- the egtA gene encoding ergothioneine biosynthesis glutamate--cysteine ligase EgtA → MSEPTTGDEGPVMPQDSLTRLTEATAEELIHGICFKTGPPRLLGAELEWLVFDAEDPGRPVSHERLADAHEAARALPLGSEVTVEPGGQLELSSPPATSLTGCVDGLQADLTAVRGALRDRGLVLRGLGQDPRRPLRRMLTSPRYEAMETYFDRTGPAGRAMMRASASVQVNVDAGHEEPGPLGHGRRWRLSHLLGAVLVAAFANSPGREGPYAGWRCARQGNWSDIDARRSLAPPLEAEPRGAWTRQALDTEVMCVRTHEEGVPWAVPRGLTFRDWLRSDGGHRPPTAADLDYHLTTLFPPVRPRGHLELRMIDAQPGEDGWLVPVAVVHALFDDPEAAETAYRVAKGLADSYGAGPAPRNPLWRSAARDALSDPELRSAARACFRAAVAALPRMGADGHVLDTVGEFTERYVSRGRCPADDRTEPQHRQSRPRPHPQQAQQAQQPARPHPRTRPQPTGEEARS, encoded by the coding sequence ATGTCAGAGCCGACGACAGGAGACGAGGGCCCCGTCATGCCCCAGGACTCGCTCACCCGACTGACCGAAGCCACCGCCGAGGAGCTGATCCACGGCATCTGTTTCAAGACCGGCCCGCCCCGCCTGCTGGGCGCGGAGCTCGAATGGCTGGTGTTCGACGCCGAAGACCCCGGCCGGCCCGTTTCCCACGAACGCCTCGCCGACGCGCACGAAGCGGCCCGAGCCCTCCCGCTCGGTTCCGAGGTCACCGTCGAGCCCGGGGGCCAGCTGGAGCTCAGCTCGCCCCCCGCCACCTCCCTGACCGGCTGCGTCGACGGCCTCCAGGCCGATCTGACCGCCGTACGGGGCGCCCTGCGCGACCGGGGACTGGTGCTGCGCGGACTGGGCCAGGACCCGCGCCGCCCGCTGCGGCGGATGCTGACCAGCCCGCGGTACGAGGCCATGGAGACCTACTTCGACCGCACCGGCCCGGCCGGGCGCGCCATGATGCGCGCCTCGGCCTCCGTGCAGGTCAACGTGGACGCCGGTCACGAGGAGCCCGGCCCGCTGGGCCACGGCAGGCGCTGGCGCCTCTCCCACCTGCTCGGTGCGGTGCTGGTCGCCGCCTTCGCCAACTCCCCCGGGCGCGAAGGCCCGTACGCCGGATGGCGGTGTGCCCGCCAGGGCAACTGGAGCGACATCGACGCCCGTCGCTCCCTCGCCCCGCCGCTGGAGGCGGAGCCGCGCGGCGCGTGGACCCGGCAGGCGCTGGACACCGAGGTGATGTGCGTGCGGACGCACGAGGAGGGCGTGCCCTGGGCGGTCCCGCGCGGGCTGACCTTCCGCGACTGGCTGCGCTCCGACGGTGGCCACCGGCCGCCGACCGCCGCCGATCTGGACTACCACCTGACCACCCTCTTCCCGCCCGTACGGCCCCGGGGTCATCTGGAGCTGCGGATGATCGACGCGCAGCCCGGCGAGGACGGCTGGCTGGTTCCGGTGGCGGTCGTGCACGCGCTGTTCGACGACCCGGAGGCCGCGGAGACCGCGTACCGGGTGGCGAAGGGGCTGGCCGATTCCTACGGCGCCGGGCCCGCGCCGCGCAATCCGCTGTGGCGCTCCGCCGCCCGTGACGCGCTGTCCGATCCGGAGCTGCGGTCCGCGGCCCGCGCCTGCTTCCGGGCCGCCGTCGCGGCGCTGCCCCGGATGGGAGCCGACGGGCATGTCCTGGACACGGTCGGCGAGTTCACCGAGCGGTACGTGTCCCGCGGCCGCTGCCCGGCCGACGACCGGACCGAACCGCAGCACCGGCAGAGCCGCCCGCGCCCACATCCGCAGCAGGCGCAGCAGGCGCAGCAGCCCGCGCGTCCGCACCCGCGAACCCGACCGCAGCCGACGGGCGAGGAGGCACGCTCATGA
- the egtC gene encoding ergothioneine biosynthesis protein EgtC — protein sequence MCRHLAYLGAPVSLGRVLSEPEHSLVRQSWEPRHQRSGTVNADGFGVGWYAEGDPVPARYRRAGPIWGDLTFSDLARVVRSGAVLAAVRDSTRPGADGEAAAAPFAEGQWLFSHNGSLRDWPDAVAPVAAGLAPQELLSLAARTDSALIWALVLHRLRADPDLGAALAGTVRELAEAAPGSRMNLLLTDGRTIAATAWGDSLWYLADPSAQRTVVASEPYDDDPRWCEVPDRTLLTATRTRIGLASLKEASAGAPHGPHASDAPHTSDGTHAPHAPHASHQGDDGQ from the coding sequence ATGTGCCGTCACCTCGCTTATCTCGGGGCGCCCGTGAGCCTCGGACGGGTGCTGAGCGAGCCCGAGCATTCACTGGTGCGGCAGTCGTGGGAGCCGCGCCACCAGCGTTCCGGCACGGTCAACGCCGACGGCTTCGGCGTCGGCTGGTACGCGGAGGGGGACCCGGTGCCGGCCCGCTACCGCCGGGCCGGGCCGATCTGGGGCGACCTGACCTTCAGCGACCTCGCCCGGGTGGTCCGCAGCGGGGCCGTACTGGCCGCCGTACGGGATTCCACCCGGCCCGGGGCCGACGGGGAGGCGGCGGCGGCCCCGTTCGCGGAGGGGCAGTGGCTGTTCAGCCACAACGGCTCCCTGCGGGACTGGCCGGACGCCGTGGCACCGGTCGCGGCCGGGCTGGCGCCCCAGGAGCTGCTGTCGCTGGCCGCGCGTACGGACTCGGCGCTGATCTGGGCCCTGGTCCTGCACCGGCTGCGGGCGGACCCGGACCTCGGTGCGGCGCTGGCCGGGACGGTACGGGAGCTGGCCGAGGCCGCACCCGGATCCCGGATGAACCTGCTGCTGACCGACGGCCGGACCATAGCCGCGACGGCCTGGGGGGATTCCCTGTGGTACCTGGCCGACCCGTCGGCGCAGCGGACGGTGGTCGCCTCGGAACCCTACGACGACGACCCGCGCTGGTGCGAGGTGCCCGACCGGACCCTGCTGACCGCCACCCGCACCCGGATCGGCCTCGCCTCCCTGAAGGAGGCCTCCGCCGGCGCACCGCACGGACCGCACGCATCGGACGCGCCGCACACATCGGACGGAACCCACGCACCGCACGCACCGCACGCATCGCACCAAGGAGACGACGGCCAGTGA
- the egtB gene encoding ergothioneine biosynthesis protein EgtB → MTAEPELLRERAAAALTAARVRTAGLTDAVTESELTAQHSPLMSPLVWDLAHIGNMEELWLLRNVAGRESMHPEIDPLYDAFEHPRAERPKLPLLSPGEARRYAAEVRGRVFDLLERTPLEGTALLDGGYVFGMIAQHEQQHDETMLITHQLRQGAPVLTAPDPEPPQGPAPAAAEVLVPAGPFTMGTSAEPWSLDNERPAHQREVEAFWIDTVPVTNAAYQEFMADGGYHEERWWEPAGWAEIRRHGIEAPLFWHREGGTWLRRRFGVTEPVPGDEPVLHVSWYEADAYARWAGRRLPTEAEWEKAARHDPRAGRSTRYPWGDADPTPAHANLGQRHLRPAPAGAYPAGASPLGVRQLIGDVWEWTASDFLPYPGFRAFPYREYSEVFFGPEHKVLRGGSFAVDAVACRGTFRNWDLPVRRQIFSGFRTARGAAPAGSAGQA, encoded by the coding sequence ATGACCGCCGAACCGGAGCTCCTGCGCGAGCGGGCCGCCGCCGCCCTGACCGCTGCGCGCGTCCGCACGGCCGGACTCACCGACGCCGTCACCGAGTCGGAACTGACCGCGCAGCACTCCCCCTTGATGTCGCCGCTGGTCTGGGACCTCGCGCACATCGGGAACATGGAGGAGCTCTGGCTGCTGCGCAACGTGGCGGGCCGCGAGTCCATGCACCCCGAGATAGACCCGCTCTACGACGCGTTCGAGCATCCCCGCGCGGAGCGCCCGAAGTTGCCGCTGCTGAGCCCCGGCGAGGCCCGCCGGTACGCCGCCGAGGTCCGCGGCCGGGTCTTCGACCTGCTGGAGCGCACCCCCCTGGAGGGCACGGCCCTGCTGGACGGCGGCTACGTCTTCGGAATGATCGCCCAGCACGAACAGCAGCACGACGAAACGATGCTGATCACCCATCAGCTGCGGCAGGGCGCGCCGGTGCTGACGGCGCCCGACCCGGAGCCCCCACAGGGACCTGCGCCGGCGGCGGCCGAAGTGCTCGTACCGGCGGGCCCGTTCACGATGGGCACCTCGGCGGAGCCCTGGTCCCTCGACAATGAGCGGCCCGCGCACCAGCGCGAGGTCGAGGCGTTCTGGATCGACACCGTTCCGGTGACCAATGCCGCGTACCAGGAGTTCATGGCGGACGGCGGATACCACGAGGAGCGGTGGTGGGAGCCGGCCGGCTGGGCGGAGATCCGGCGGCACGGGATCGAGGCACCGCTGTTCTGGCACCGTGAGGGCGGTACCTGGCTGCGCCGCCGTTTCGGGGTCACCGAGCCGGTGCCCGGGGACGAGCCGGTGCTGCACGTGAGCTGGTACGAGGCCGACGCGTACGCCCGCTGGGCGGGGCGGCGGCTGCCCACCGAGGCGGAGTGGGAGAAGGCCGCCCGCCACGATCCGCGGGCCGGGCGCTCCACCCGCTATCCGTGGGGCGACGCGGACCCCACGCCCGCGCACGCCAATCTCGGCCAGCGCCACCTGCGGCCCGCCCCGGCGGGCGCCTATCCGGCGGGGGCCTCCCCGCTCGGGGTGCGCCAGCTCATCGGCGACGTGTGGGAGTGGACGGCTTCGGACTTCCTGCCCTACCCCGGTTTCCGGGCGTTCCCCTACCGCGAGTACTCCGAGGTGTTCTTCGGCCCGGAGCACAAGGTGCTGCGCGGCGGCTCCTTCGCCGTGGACGCGGTGGCCTGCCGGGGCACCTTCCGCAACTGGGACCTGCCGGTGCGCCGGCAGATCTTCTCCGGGTTCCGCACCGCGCGCGGCGCCGCCCCCGCAGGCTCCGCCGGGCAGGCCTGA
- the egtD gene encoding L-histidine N(alpha)-methyltransferase gives MNDFELTRTLDEHAAETALRADVHDGLTRSPKSLPPKWFYDARGSELFEEITRLPEYYPTRAEREILLERAREIASVSGARTLVELGSGSSEKTQHLIEALPALDTYVPVDVSESALAGAAKTLLDEHPGLRVHALLADFTRALRLPDSPGPRLVVFLGGTIGNLLPPERAVFLADVRAMLSPGDALLMGTDLVKDPAVLVSAYDDAQGVTAEFNANVLSVVNRELGADFHTADFAHVAVWNREHEWIEMRLRARRPLVVKVRALDLEVPFEEGEEILTEISAKFRQEGVRRELAAAGLELTHWWTDAGGRFALSLSVADGIGTDGWEGTPASSGPAGRDTGDAGDAGTGSASTAA, from the coding sequence GTGAACGACTTCGAGCTGACCCGCACCCTCGACGAGCACGCCGCCGAGACGGCACTGCGCGCGGATGTGCACGACGGTCTGACCCGGTCCCCCAAGTCGCTGCCGCCCAAGTGGTTCTACGACGCCCGGGGCAGTGAACTCTTCGAGGAGATCACCCGGTTGCCCGAGTACTACCCGACGCGCGCCGAGCGGGAGATCCTGCTCGAACGGGCCCGGGAGATCGCCTCGGTGAGCGGGGCCCGCACCCTGGTGGAGCTGGGTTCCGGTTCCTCGGAGAAGACCCAACACCTGATCGAGGCGCTGCCCGCGCTGGACACGTACGTACCGGTCGACGTGAGCGAGAGCGCGCTCGCCGGGGCGGCGAAGACCCTGCTGGACGAGCATCCGGGGCTGCGCGTGCACGCGTTGCTGGCCGACTTCACCCGCGCGCTGCGGCTGCCGGACTCCCCGGGGCCCCGGCTGGTGGTGTTCCTGGGCGGCACGATCGGGAACCTGCTGCCGCCGGAGCGGGCCGTGTTCCTGGCGGACGTACGGGCGATGCTGTCGCCCGGGGACGCGCTGCTGATGGGGACGGACCTGGTGAAGGACCCGGCCGTCCTGGTGTCGGCGTACGACGACGCGCAGGGCGTGACGGCGGAGTTCAACGCCAACGTACTGTCCGTGGTGAACCGGGAGTTGGGCGCGGACTTCCACACCGCCGACTTCGCTCACGTGGCGGTGTGGAACCGGGAGCACGAGTGGATCGAGATGCGGCTGCGGGCGCGGCGGCCGTTGGTGGTGAAGGTCCGGGCGCTGGATCTGGAAGTGCCCTTCGAGGAGGGTGAGGAAATCCTGACGGAGATCTCGGCGAAGTTCCGTCAGGAGGGAGTCCGCAGGGAACTCGCTGCCGCCGGACTGGAGTTGACCCACTGGTGGACGGACGCGGGAGGCCGTTTCGCCCTGTCGCTGTCGGTGGCCGACGGGATCGGCACCGACGGCTGGGAGGGCACGCCGGCCAGCAGCGGCCCCGCCGGCCGTGACACGGGTGACGCGGGCGACGCGGGTACCGGTTCGGCGAGCACGGCCGCCTGA